The DNA sequence CCAGCCGATGAGGATCGGTCCCAGCTTGCGGTCCATGCGGTGCGAAAAAAGAGCGCCCCGGTGCCGGGGCGCTCCAAAGGTACGGACGCTGTGCGCTAGCGGTGGACCACCAGCTTACCGGTGAACACCCGGTCCGCGGCCGTCAGTTGATAGAGGTAGGTGCCGGGCGCAACGCCGTCCAGCGCGAGGGTGGCGTTGGCCCCTGCGGTCAGGGTCCAGCGGCGCACGAGCGCCCCGCTCAGGTCCACCAGGTCCACCGTGGCCCCGCCGTGGCCGAAGCCGCTCAGGGTCACCCGGTCGCTCGCCGGATTGGGCCGCACCTCCAACAGGGCGTAGGCCTGCTCGGCGATGCCGGCGATCACGTCGAGGTTCACGCACACCGTGTCGTTGCCCGTGGTGATGTCGCTCGTCCACTCGCTCCAGGCGCACAAGCTGCCGGTCTGCGTGGAGGTGGGCAGCAGCGGTTGGGTGAAGGTGAAGAGCAGCGAGTCGCCGGGCTGCAGGGTGCTGGGGAAGGTCTGCGTCACAACGGGCTCGGCGGCGAACTGGTAGTTCACGGGGAAGCCGCTGGCGGCCTGGTTGCCGCTGTTCCTCACCCAGGTGCGCACGATGGTGGGCTGCGTCACCACCTGCCCGTCCACCACGCCGAAGAAGCCGCTGCAGCCCACGTCGTACACCGGCAGCTGCTCCACGCGCAGGCCGAGGTGGAAGTCGGTGGTCTCGCGGTCGCGGTACTCGGCCCACACGTTGTCCAGCACCTCATAGGTGTGCAGGCTGAAGGGCGGGGCGATGTCCTGCGCGATGTTGATGTTGTTGCCGCCCATGTACCACTGCACGTAGAGCCCGCCCTGGTCCCAAAGGAAGGGGGTGCCCACCGCGTGCACCTGGTCGCCGGCCACCGCGTTGGCGGGCTGCACATAGATGGAGTCGATGCGCGTGCCGGGCCCGCCGTTTGGACCGTCGTCGGCGAAGACCTTCAGGTACATGCCCACCGGGGTGAGGTTGGTGACCAGCCGCACCGTGTAGCCCGTCACGTAGCAGGGGCTGAAGGGCGGGCGGTCCAGGTAGACGCCCACACCGCCGTTGCCCCCGTTCCATCCGATGCCGATGCCGTCATCGGTGCCCCCGTTCCAGCGCACCTGCTGCACCGCCAGCGTGGTGTCGTACACGGCCAGCTCCTGGGTGCGGG is a window from the Flavobacteriales bacterium genome containing:
- a CDS encoding T9SS type A sorting domain-containing protein yields the protein MNRTLTLFGLLIPLAASAAQGGPDTYGYIWKDSNEPGGPVFNWIDITGVGFQVTGLADDNVVGPFAMFTNMPYYWYDRKDVWIGSNGYIAFNSTNIASPFPNIPQAGGANDYIAGLTADLTFTGAGNPGQCWVYDTPDTTIFSWVNVPFWSATPPTWTGSNTFQIILNKLDSTITVQILEQTGLTQNNDLLLGIECISGDIGLQHSADVYPVGNYAIRYYAPQVPLLAITDGAVRFVGADGSRGVSLQRDGPAHPLVMQVRNTGNQLLTNVTAQAQVFTPNNQLAVSDQVTITSLTPGADSLITFPIAFAPSTNGTHRYVGTISGIPNELVTTNNTRTQELAVYDTTLAVQQVRWNGGTDDGIGIGWNGGNGGVGVYLDRPPFSPCYVTGYTVRLVTNLTPVGMYLKVFADDGPNGGPGTRIDSIYVQPANAVAGDQVHAVGTPFLWDQGGLYVQWYMGGNNINIAQDIAPPFSLHTYEVLDNVWAEYRDRETTDFHLGLRVEQLPVYDVGCSGFFGVVDGQVVTQPTIVRTWVRNSGNQAASGFPVNYQFAAEPVVTQTFPSTLQPGDSLLFTFTQPLLPTSTQTGSLCAWSEWTSDITTGNDTVCVNLDVIAGIAEQAYALLEVRPNPASDRVTLSGFGHGGATVDLVDLSGALVRRWTLTAGANATLALDGVAPGTYLYQLTAADRVFTGKLVVHR